CACAGGCGGCGACCTCCGCCATCGCCTCTATGCTCATCGTCATCGGCAGCACGGGCAGGCAGGCCGAGAGCGGCTTGACGCCGGGCGCGTGAACAAAGGCGTGGTCGGCGAGATAGAGGTCCTCGTCGAGATGGAGGACGCGCTCGACGAGGACGCTCTCGCCGGGCGTCGCGGCGATGACGCGGCCGACGAAAGGCAGCGCGCCGCCGCGTCTCGATACGATCCGATCCTGAGCTTCGAGCACGGCGTCCATGCGCGCGCTCAGATCTTCTCGAGCACGAGGCCGGTCGCAGTGAGACCGGGGCCAAAGCCCAGCGCCACGACATGCGCGCCGGTGGGAATGGAGCGCTCCTCGACGATCGCCTTCAGAATATGCGGCACGGTGGCCGAGGACATATTGCCATTCTCGAAGAACACATTCTTGCTCATCGCCACTTGATCGTCGTCGAGCTTCAGCTCGGACTGGATATGCTCGACGATCTTGGGTCCGCCGGGATGAATGGCGAAATAGAGCCGGCTGCGCTCACGCTCGAAATCGAGCCCGGCGCGTTGGAGAAGATCCTCGACGAAGCCTTTGACCGCGGCCTTGATGACCACCGGCACCATGATCGACAGGCTCATATGGAAGCGCGTCGGACCCGGTACCCAGGTCATGTCGTCGGCGGAGTCGGGAAGGAGATGCTCATTATAGGCGAGCACTTTGAGGCCGGAGAGACCTTGGTTCCTCAGATAATCCTCGGTGACGGCCGAATATTTGATGAAGCCGTCCGCGAACAGCGTCATGGTGATGATGTTCTGCGCGGTGAGCTCCTCGGCGTCGCGATGCGCGGAGAGAATCTCCGTATGCACGATATCGACGCGCTCCTTGGGCGGCGTGACGCCCATATGAGAGGAGGCGAGAAATCCATGTGCCATGCGTATGGCCGGAAAGGCGCCGTAGCAGCCCATATGATAGCTATGCGTGACGGTCGTGCGCAGCCAGCCCTTTTTCGCGGTCATGCGCTCGACCGGGCTCGGCGCGAGATAGCCCGAGCAGGTGACATGGATGAGATCGTCGGGCGCCTCGAAAGCGTCGGCGTACATTTTCTCGAGGCAATCATCCGCGACGTGGGCGTAGCTCTCGTGCCGCGCCTTCAAATCCTTCGGATTGAGATCGCGGTAATTGTCGAAGAGCCGCATATATTCTTCTTCCGGCTCGTTGACGGAGAATTCCCCGTCGGCGAAGACGATGTCCTTGAGGCGCGGAAAAAAGACGAGCTGTCGCGCTTTCACGACAGCGGGAGACAGGCCGTAGTTCGAGAATTTCTGCCTGATCTCCTGATGCTTGGCGAAAAACGCCTCTTTGTCGGTAAGGCCGTTGCGCGAGCAGAAGGCGCGCGCGAATCCATAGGCGCTGAGCTCCAGCGTCAGCCCCTGCGGCGTCGGATCGGCCATGCGCACCGGAACGAAATCGGTGAGACAACAAGCATTTTTAACGCTGGCGCGCGTCAAGCGCTCGGTAAGTGCAAAAGACATTTCTCAACCCCCTCTTCGACCCGCCCGCTTCGACGCCTTACTGGCGCAGCGCCAATTGCGCTATTTTCTGCATGCTCGCCGCGACGACGATCTCCGGATTTCCGGTTGCGCCGCGCGCCAGCTCGTCCAGGCATTCCTGCCGACCCTGCTCGATCTCGAGCGTGCGAATGTCCTTGGACTCGTAGAGCCGGCGCAATTCGTCGGTGACCATGCCGCCGTTCCACGGCCCCCAATTGATCGCGACGACATGCGTTTTCGGCCATTCGAGGCTCAGCCGCGAGGCGAGCTTGTTCAGCACCTCATTGGCCGCGCTATAGTCGCTCTGGC
This genomic window from Methylosinus sp. H3A contains:
- a CDS encoding 3-oxoacyl-[acyl-carrier-protein] synthase III C-terminal domain-containing protein, coding for MSFALTERLTRASVKNACCLTDFVPVRMADPTPQGLTLELSAYGFARAFCSRNGLTDKEAFFAKHQEIRQKFSNYGLSPAVVKARQLVFFPRLKDIVFADGEFSVNEPEEEYMRLFDNYRDLNPKDLKARHESYAHVADDCLEKMYADAFEAPDDLIHVTCSGYLAPSPVERMTAKKGWLRTTVTHSYHMGCYGAFPAIRMAHGFLASSHMGVTPPKERVDIVHTEILSAHRDAEELTAQNIITMTLFADGFIKYSAVTEDYLRNQGLSGLKVLAYNEHLLPDSADDMTWVPGPTRFHMSLSIMVPVVIKAAVKGFVEDLLQRAGLDFERERSRLYFAIHPGGPKIVEHIQSELKLDDDQVAMSKNVFFENGNMSSATVPHILKAIVEERSIPTGAHVVALGFGPGLTATGLVLEKI